The Candidatus Tanganyikabacteria bacterium genomic sequence CGATCTCACGCTCGGCCTGGCGGACTCGGCCAAGATCGGCCAGACGTTCGCGCCCATGCAGACCGCGACGGTCGCGCTCAAGACGAATGATTTCGAGGGCAGCAAGGCGGCCCTGGAGGCCAAAGGCGTGGAGTTCCGCGACGTGATCGACAGCGGCGTCTGCAAGATGGCTTTCTTCCGGGATCCCGACGGCAACTACCTCATGCTCCACCACCGCTACGCGCCGTAATCTTAGAGTTCTCTTCACCTGATCTGAACCCGGATCCGGCCCCCGACTCCCGAAAGACATGGCGGAGTGGCGCGCGATCCGTTTCGCGGCCGGAGGAGGAGGATCCATCACCATGGGTGAGCTGCGCATCGATCCGCGTTTCGTGGCCATCGGCTTCGACCAGAACCGCAACGGTGTCGTCCACGACGACCTGCGCATCGACGTCCCGGGCCTCGCGTCCGCCGACGGCAGCGTCACGGTGGATCAACTAGCCGCCGCCCTCGGCCGGGATAGTCTGGTCATCTCCGGCGGCGCGGCCGCCAGGCGGCAGGGCCCCGCGCGGTACCCGGAGCTGGCCGAGAGCCGCACCGTCCGCAGCATCTACAACATCACCGTCCAGTCGCAGTGGCAGAACTACAACAGCGTGACCACCGAGGCGATCGCCTCGATGCGGGCCTCGCTCACCGCCATCAACGAGATCTCCAACGACAACAGCGACTTCCGCAGCCGCAAGGTGCGCGAAATCGCCCAGGACGCCCTCTGGCGGACGTCGATGAGCACGACCACCGACAACCTGCACATCCTGCGCGAGGCCCTGCGGCACATCCAGGCCATCGCCGAGGTCCCGCCCCAGCCTTCGGCCGTCGTGAAGGAACTCTCGGACGCCGTCGCCGGCAACGGCGCGGCCATCAAGACCCTCGGCGAGCAAGTGCGCAACCCGGCCGCCGCGGGCGCCGTGGAAAAGGCGAAGGCCAAGGCGGCTGCCGAGCGGCAGGCCGCCGAAGCGGTGCCCGGCTGGCAGAAGTGGCTGATCTTCGGCCTGTTCAAGAAGTGGGGCCACGAGAAGGCCGCCAAGCGAATCGAGGAGAATCTGGCCGCCCTGCAGGCCGCCGATCCCGCGGCGCGGGAGCAGAAGCTGGGCGATCTGGCGCGGCAGGCCTACGAGATCTCGCTCGAAGCCGAGGCGGTCAAGAACCTCGACGACAGCCAGAAGGTCGGCAACGACGCCAAGGCCGTCCGCAAGGAACTCGACGCGCTCCGGAAGGACATCGACGCCCAGAACAAGCAGATCGGCGACCTGCTCAAGAAGATCGCGTCGTAGCCCCGATCAGATCCCGCGGGCCGGTTGAGGCGACTCGACCGGCCCGAACAGCCAGCCGGCCAGCAGCCGCGTGGCCAGCGGCATGACCGCCCAGGTCATGAGCGCGCAGAGCACCGCCGAGGTGGCCATGGTGCGCCACGGCTGCCGCCAGGCCCCCAGCGCGGGCTCCAGCGTGGCGCCGATGAGCAGCACCAGGGGCGTGATCACGGCCCAGGTGACCAGCCACATCTTCCAGCCAGGGGGCCGTGGTACGGCGCGCCGCTCGGGCGCGACGAACCAGCCTTCCATGCCCGTCAGGGTCTGGATATCCATGGTCCTGGTGAGCGCCTCGCCCCGCGCGAGCAACTCGGCGCACTCGGCCGAATCCCACCAGCGCTGCAGGTGCTCCTGGCTGGCGTAGCGCGCGATGAGGACGTACTCGGCCTGCCCGGGATGCGGTTCGACCACCAGGGAGCCCAGGTGCCCGGGGAAGCGGCCGGCCACGGCCACGATCTCCTCGAGCCAGGCTTCCAGCGCGGCCTCGCTGCCGGGCTTGGGGCGGCGCGCCACGACGAGCGTCACGGGACCACTGCTCATGGAGAAGATGGTATCCGACCGCCGTGCCTTAACCGATTCCCGGAGATGTTCTTAACCGACTACCCGCCGGCGCGGCCGATATAGCCGACGGAGAGAGAGCGAGGGAGAACGACCATGAGCGCGATCACGGCTGTCGAACGCGAGGCGGGCAAGGCTTTCCGGCGCGTCGTCAAGGGCAAAGTGCCCTCTGCGGCCGTCGGCAACCTGGGCAAGGACGTCCGCATTGCCGCCGGCAAGGTCGACGCCGAGGTCCAGAGCCTCATCGGCCAGGCCGAGAAGCATTTCACGAGGCGGCGCTTCGACTCGTCGGCCCGGGAGTACGCCAACGCCCTGGCCGCCTATGAAGGCCCGGCCGACGCGTACGCCGTCCTGACCTCGCTCACCAAGCACCTCGACGACTACGCGCAGAAGTTCCACCTGCTGCCCTGGAACAAGCCCAACCGCGTCGCGGCCAGGTTCGCCCAGGTGAAGGCCGACGCCCTCAAGGTGCACTCCCTGGGGGACGCGGCGAGCATCGTCAAGCAGTCGGAAGCGGCGCTCGCCGCCGGCGATCGCAAGACCTTCGAGGAACTGCACGCCTACGGCAAGGACCTGCTGACGCGCATCTGGTTCCCGTTCGACCACCAGTACAGCACGGCCAAGCGGGCCGCCATGACGGCCAGGGTCGAGCGCGATTCCTGGACGCTGGCCGAGCACTACGTCCGGATGGGCCACGGCGACAAGGCGCCGGCCTTCTTCGGCAGCGCCAAGGCGCCGACCATCAGCCGGCCGACGTTCGAGCGCGAGATGCGCGAGGTGCTCATCTACGACAAGTACGGCGCCATGAAGGATTTCACCGAGGCGCAAGGCTGGGAACTGGCCCTGGCGGCACGCAACAAGTTCCGGTACAGCGGCGCGAAAGTAGAGGAGACCCAGAACGCCCTGTTCGACATCCTGCGCCTGTCGCTGAAGCACGATTCGAAGACCATGCCGGCCCGCGACGTGGTGGCGTGGCTCCTCAACCACGCCCACACTCCCGACGAGGTCGCCGCGTTGCTGGCCAGGGCCGAGCAGATGGGCTACAAGGTCGATCTCAAGGCCGACATCTTGGGCGCCATCACGCCGCGCGGACTCGGCGGCGTCACGATGAACGGCACGTCTTCGGCGGTGCAGGCGGTCAACCCCACCGCCCTGGTGAGCTTCGCCGAGAAGCATGGCTTCGGCGCCGAGGCGAGCAGCACGCTCATGATGGCGTTGCACGGCGAGCGGTCGTATCGC encodes the following:
- a CDS encoding VOC family protein, with translation MHIHGLDFVLLPSQDLARAEAFYRDVLGLELDCRWRDMGIEFKLEGDLTLGLADSAKIGQTFAPMQTATVALKTNDFEGSKAALEAKGVEFRDVIDSGVCKMAFFRDPDGNYLMLHHRYAP
- a CDS encoding antibiotic biosynthesis monooxygenase yields the protein MSSGPVTLVVARRPKPGSEAALEAWLEEIVAVAGRFPGHLGSLVVEPHPGQAEYVLIARYASQEHLQRWWDSAECAELLARGEALTRTMDIQTLTGMEGWFVAPERRAVPRPPGWKMWLVTWAVITPLVLLIGATLEPALGAWRQPWRTMATSAVLCALMTWAVMPLATRLLAGWLFGPVESPQPARGI